ATCGGGATGGAGCTGTCGACGATGCTCGCGAAGCTCGGGACCGAGGTGACGGTTGTCGAGATGCTCGACGACATCCTGCCGGGGTACGACGAGGACGTCACGCGACTGGTTCGCAAGCGCGCCGAGGGGTTGGGGATCGAGTTCCACTTTGGGGAGGCCGCCCAGGGGTGGGAGGAAGTAGCTGCCGCGGCGCGGGTGAGGACCGAGACGGAGGACGGCGAGGGCCGCGAGTACACGGCCGAACGCGTCCTCGTCGCCGTCGGCCGCCAGCCCGCCTCCGATACCTGCAACGTCGAGGCCGCCGGCGTCGAGTCGACCGACCGAGGGGTCATCGAGACGGACGACGCGGCGCGGACGACCGTCGAACACATTTACGCGGTGGGCGACGTGGCCGGGGAGCCGATGTTGGCGCACACGGCGTACCGGGAGGGCCACGTTGCCGCGGAGGTGATCGCGGGGGAGCCGTCGCGGCTGGATTATCAGGCGATTCCGGCGGCCGTCTTCACGGATCCGGAGATCGGGACCGTGGGATTGAGCGCCGCGGAGGCCGAGGCGGAGGGGTTCGAGCCGGTGGTCGGTGAGATGCCGTTCCGAGCGTCGGGGCGGGCGCTGACGCTCGGTATCGAGGGGGGGTTCGTGCGGATCGTCGCCGACGCTGAGACGGAGTTCGTGTTGGGCGGGCAGATCGTCGGGCCGGAAGCGTCGGAGCTGATCGCCGAGGTCGGACTGGCGATCGAGATGGGGGCGCGCCTCGAGGACATCGCGGCGACGATCCACACGCATCCGACGCTGTCGGAGGCGGTCGGGGAGGCGGCGGCGAACGCGCGCGGTGCGGCGACCCACACGCTCAACCGGTAGCGACGTCACGCCGATCTCTCCTGTGTACTCGGTAAATAGGCTTAATTTAGCGTTCCGGATTCATGTGCTTGTCGTAGATCAGCTTCTAACGCTTGTTTTTTGTCGAGTAGTTTGTTCGGAATTTGCTCGAAGAGTCGATCATCATTAATTCGATACGCCGGCCCACCGACGCCAAGGGCTCCGAAGACCGAGCCGTCCGGATAAGTAATCGCTACCCCGACCGACCGCATTCCTTTGACCAACTCTTCATCGGTTATTCCGAACCCTTGCTCCCGTACTTTGTTAATTTCGTTTAACAGAGTCTCTCGATCAGTGATCGTACTACTCGTCGACGCTGGAAGCCCCCATCGATCGATGATCTCGTTCACTCGATACCTCGGTAATTCTGCGAGTACAGCCTTCCCGCCAGCCGAATTATGCAGGTCGAAACGGCGTCCGACCTGAAAGTTCGGATCCTCGATACTTTCGACGTCATTATAGATGGTGAATAACTTCCCCTGCTCTTGGACAGTGAAATCCGCGCCTTCTCCCAACTCGTCGGCTATCTGGAATACGTATTTGCGAGCAAGCGGATAATATTTGTTCCTCGATTTGGCACATTCACCGAGATGTAACAATTGAAGCCCGAGGACGTACTCTGGGCCGTGTTTGACCAACAACCCGGATTTTTCTAGAGTAAATAAATACCCGTACGCTGTACTCTTTGCCATATCGAACTGCTCGATCACGTCGTCCATTCGAACACCTCCCGATTCCTTCACGAATTCAACTATCTCGAGAGAGTTCTCTAATGTTTTTAATTTCCGGCCCTCTGGATCGCCAGACATCCTAATACATCAATAGCATACTGCGGGATAAAGGTTCTTCGTCGTGTCTTCTCCGATATAATTTAAAATGTAGGTTGGGGCACTGGGTACTGTTTAGATAAGCAGTTTGAGAAACGAGCAGATCAATGGTTTAGGTGTTCATGCTCAACCAAGATCTGCTCAAAGAAGCGTTAGATACGGCGAATGTTGAATGTTGGGAGCATGAGCGGGGCGGTGTTCAGATAAGAATGAAGAGTGAGGCGGTTCGTTTTCTGAGTGATCTATGCCCGAAAACGACCGCCTCAACGGCTGTTTGGACGAGATCGAGTTAGGTTTTGTGGAACGAGAAGCGACACCGAAATTTCTGATGAAGCTCGGTATTCAACTCCATCTTGCCGGTCTATCACGTTCGAATACTGTTTCTATTCTTGAACTATTCGGTGTCAATCGCGCTCAATCTATCGTACACAACTGGGTTCACAAGGCAGAACTACAGCCCGAATCTGGTCGAAATCCGGATCACGTCGCCGTCGACAAGACTGTGATCCAACTCAATAACGAGCAGTATTGGCTGTACGCTGCTGCCGATCCGAAACAAACGAATTACTTCATACACGGCTTGAACCAACCACAAACAGCGTAATCGCTCACACGTTCTTTGCTGAACTCCGCGAGAAACACGACGTTGGCAACGCCGTGTTTCTCGTTGATGGTTCGCACTCGTTGAAAGATGCCTGTCGCCGACACGGCCTCAATTTCAGACACGAAAAACATGGAAATCGGAACAGTATTGAACGTATCTTTCGAGAGATAAAACGACGAACTACCAGCTTCTCAAACTGTTTCAGCAACGCCGAAGCAGAAACTGCTGACGATTGGCTTCGATCTTTCGCCTTCGCATGGAATCAGCTTATCTGAACACTACCGTGAGCGGACGGCGACGCCTGTTCGGGCGTTCGCCGTCCGTCCCCAAGCGACCGGTTGTTCTCTTCGAGGGATACAAGAAATTCTTCGACTCTTCGGCGTGGAACGCTCTCACTAAGCGATCTGGAAATGGGTACATCAAGTTGCTGACAGCGTTCTCGACCCACCTGAGGCGAAGCCGAAGCGGGTCGCGGTTGACGAAACCGCTGTCAACATTAACGGCGAGCTGTGTTGGGTGTATGCTGCAATAGACCTTGACTCAAAATTTATTCTCGACGCTGAATTGTTCGGACGACATGGCACTGATCCGGCGGCTGCGTTTCT
The DNA window shown above is from Natronomonas salsuginis and carries:
- a CDS encoding IclR family transcriptional regulator — translated: MSGDPEGRKLKTLENSLEIVEFVKESGGVRMDDVIEQFDMAKSTAYGYLFTLEKSGLLVKHGPEYVLGLQLLHLGECAKSRNKYYPLARKYVFQIADELGEGADFTVQEQGKLFTIYNDVESIEDPNFQVGRRFDLHNSAGGKAVLAELPRYRVNEIIDRWGLPASTSSTITDRETLLNEINKVREQGFGITDEELVKGMRSVGVAITYPDGSVFGALGVGGPAYRINDDRLFEQIPNKLLDKKQALEADLRQAHESGTLN
- a CDS encoding dihydrolipoyl dehydrogenase family protein, which codes for IGMELSTMLAKLGTEVTVVEMLDDILPGYDEDVTRLVRKRAEGLGIEFHFGEAAQGWEEVAAAARVRTETEDGEGREYTAERVLVAVGRQPASDTCNVEAAGVESTDRGVIETDDAARTTVEHIYAVGDVAGEPMLAHTAYREGHVAAEVIAGEPSRLDYQAIPAAVFTDPEIGTVGLSAAEAEAEGFEPVVGEMPFRASGRALTLGIEGGFVRIVADAETEFVLGGQIVGPEASELIAEVGLAIEMGARLEDIAATIHTHPTLSEAVGEAAANARGAATHTLNR